One window of Acanthochromis polyacanthus isolate Apoly-LR-REF ecotype Palm Island chromosome 19, KAUST_Apoly_ChrSc, whole genome shotgun sequence genomic DNA carries:
- the spsb3b gene encoding LOW QUALITY PROTEIN: SPRY domain-containing SOCS box protein 3 (The sequence of the model RefSeq protein was modified relative to this genomic sequence to represent the inferred CDS: deleted 1 base in 1 codon) has translation MNNCRYRHISPTNHTTQMSHCKTVYRKTAVRAAMLRRGRNGRPVHLAWSEPRQGTDAMAAIQTSDHEEWEGQTRPQISYLEPEVDYLTGSPAVSEAAALPGTVPVMGESFCTCDQPEELNPGFGVISDCLCGEEDEGFDWVWDEHCKSSGAFLSCDNRKVSFHSDYSCGTAAIRGTKELTDGQHYWEVKMTSPVYGTDMMVGIGTSELNLEKFKYNFGSLLGHDGDSWGLSYTGLLQHKGDKVKFSPRFGQGSIIGVHLDTWHGTLTFYKNRHCIGVAATTLQNKKFYPMVCSTAAKSSMKVIRACCTPTSLQYLCCAQLRQTLPSCPDVLNALELPPGLRVLLQSQLGWVFTLSSSGPETSEQQEHLPEDFQEEMSLPPSPSPSPIPSPVSTLSACASPSPCTSPIPDTVSYCCACQMSSQTHSGTCHCPPTPPSSDYDSCCSEPEDYKCKRCRWT, from the exons AGCTGCCATGCTGAGGAGAGGCAGAAATGGGCGGCCTGTGCATTTGGCCTGGAGTGAACCACGGCAAGGGACAGATGCCATGGCGGCGATCCAGACGTCAGACCAC GAAGAGTGGGAGGGACAGACGAGGCCACAG ATCAGTTACTTGGAGCCTGAGGTGGATTACTTGACCGGTTCCCCGGCTGTCTCTGAGGCGGCAGCCCTGCCCGGTACCGTACCGGTGATGGGGGAGTCTTTCTGCACCTGTGACCAGCCGGAAGAGCTCAACCCAGGTTTTGGTGTCATCAGTGACTGCCTGTGTGGGGAGGAGGATGAGG gttttGACTGGGTGTGGGACGAACACTGTAAGTCCTCTGGAGCCTTCCTCAGCTgtgacaacaggaaggtgagcTTTCACTCCGACTACAGCTGTGGCACTGCTGCCATCCGCGGCACCAAGGAGCTCACAGATGGACAACACTACTGGGAGGTCAAGATGACTTCTCCCGTCTATGGAACCGACATG ATGGTGGGAATTGGAACTTCAGAGCTGAACCTGGAGAAGTTCAAATACAACTTTGGCAGCCTGCTGGGCCATGATGGAGACAGCTGGGGACTCTCCTACACAG GTCTTCTCCAGCACAAAGGGGACAAAGTGAAGTTCTCCCCTCGCTTTGGTCAAGGCTCAATCATAGGAGTTCATCTGGATACGTGGCACGGTACCCTGACCTTCTACAAGAATCGCCACTGCATAG GTGTCGCTGCCACCACGCTGCAGAACAAGAAGTTCTACCCCATGGTTTGCTCCACAGCAGCCAAGAGCAGTATGAAGGTGATCCGTGCCTGCTGCACCCCCACCTCTCTGCAGTATCTTTGCTGTGCCCAGCTTCGCCAAACGTTACCCTCCTGTCCGGACGTACTAAACGCCCTGGAGCTGCCCCCGGGCCTGCGGGTGCTCCTCCAGTCACAGCTGGGCTGGGTCTTCACCCTCAGCAGCAGCGGCCCTGAAACCTCAGAGCAGCAGGAACACTTGCCTGAGGATTTCCAGGAGGAGATGAGCCTGCCACCAAGCCCCAGTCCGAGCCCCATCCCCAGCCCTGTATCCACCCTGAGTGCCTGCGCCTCCCCCAGCCCCTGCACCAGCCCGATTCCTGACACCGTCTCATACTGTTGCGCCTGTCAGATGTCATCTCAGACTCATTCCGGCACCTGCCATTGCCCTCCGACTCCTCCCAGCAGCGACTACGACAGCTGCTGCTCCGAGCCAGAGGATTATAAATGCAAAAGATGCCGCTGGACATGA
- the LOC110970111 gene encoding probable crossover junction endonuclease EME2 isoform X2, which produces MSVLRRATTWEISESESSDVEAKPDLNHSEAVTKTKEAQSSEEKCKTVTATKREFGQTLSTPRPQGSGTPSPGRKRRTKEEVEADRQKAKERKEERERQRAARAHEKEERRQEQLRRREEAENLKSLRPENCLKCLTVRIDPALLQQDGSDVLLDTLATFEWRFSIESQQLSHSITWSRDLPQGEDGAVSVEEEQVVLVLSVADFMDIVISVRKMLDSEGEETETGSSLSPLLECLNRDAKKVVTLLVTDSELNYRTNACGEPLLDETSQSKLGLKNLDIEEVLVYLQLCKNISLVFLDGWQDVTDHVCALTKALSKRPFKLLTERAELPFCVDGSWASGVRVERDGSGLTEVWSKQIQQLNRVSPAVASAVTASYPSPQLLLQAYQSLASEEERKRLLAGLLVKSGGKERRIGPEISARVYRCFMAQNPQLVLD; this is translated from the exons ATGTCTGTGTTGCGTAGAGCTACAACGTGGGAAATATCGGAATCTGAGAGCAGCGATGTTGAAGCTAAACCTGATTTAAACCACAGTGAggcagtgacaaaaacaaaagaggcTCAGAGCTCAGAGGAGAAGTGCAAAACTGTGACAGCAACAAAGAGGGAGTTTGGTCAAACTCTGAGTACTCCACGACCACAAGGATCAGGAACACCGAGTCCTGGAAGAAAACGCCGCACAAAGGAGGAGGTAGAGGCGGACAGACAGAAAGCtaaagagagaaaggaggagagggagaggcagagagCAGCGAGAGCCCAcgagaaggaggagaggaggcagGAGCAGCtcaggaggagagaagaagcCGAGAACCTCAAGAGTCTGCGGCCCGAAAACTGCCTGAAATGTCTCACCGTCCGCATAGATCCAG ctcttctgcaGCAGGATGGATCAGACGTCTTGCTGGACACCTTAGCTACCTTTGAGTGGAGGTTTAGTATTGAGAGTCAGCAGCTCTCTCACAGCATCACCTGGTCCAGAGACTTACCTCAG GGAGAAGATGGCGCCGTCTctgtggaggaggagcaggtggTTCTGGTCCTGAGTGTGGCTGACTTCATGGACATAGTGATCTCTGTGAGAAAA ATGTTAGACAGTGAAGGGGAGGAGACGGAGACGGGATCTTCCCTGAGTCCTCTTCTGGAGTGTCTCAACCGTGATGCCAAGAAGGTGGTCACTCTGTTAGTGACCGACTCCGAGCTCAACTACAG GACAAATGCTTGTGGCGAGCCTCTACTAGATGAGACGTCACAATCCAAATTGGGGCTGAAGAATCTGGACATTGAGGAG GTCCTTGTGTATCTACAGCTCTGCAAAAACATCTCACTGGTCTTCCTGGACGGCTGGCAGGACGTCACTGATCATGTTTGTGCTCTCACCAAGGCTTTGTCAAAACGACCTTTCAA ACTCCTGACAGAGCGAGCAGAGCTGCCTTTCTGCGTGGACGGTTCCTGGGCCAGTGGGGTTCGGGTGGAGAGGGACGGATCAGGGCTGACTGAGGTCTGGAGCAAGCAGATCCAGCAGCTGAACAGAGTGAGCCCTGCTGTGGCCTCCGCTGTGACGGCATCCTACCCGTCtcctcagctgctgctgcag GCTTACCAGAGCTTGGcgtcagaggaggagaggaagaggctgCTGGCTGGTCTCTTAGTGAAAAGTGGAGGCAAAGAGAGACGCATTGGACCGGAGATATCAGCCAGAGTTTACCGCTGCTTCATGGCCCAGAACCCCCAGCTGGTCCTGGACTAA
- the LOC110970111 gene encoding probable crossover junction endonuclease EME2 isoform X1: MSVLRRATTWEISESESSDVEAKPDLNHSEAVTKTKEAQSSEEKCKTVTATKREFGQTLSTPRPQGSGTPSPGRKRRTKEEVEADRQKAKERKEERERQRAARAHEKEERRQEQLRRREEAENLKSLRPENCLKCLTVRIDPALLQQDGSDVLLDTLATFEWRFSIESQQLSHSITWSRDLPQQGEDGAVSVEEEQVVLVLSVADFMDIVISVRKMLDSEGEETETGSSLSPLLECLNRDAKKVVTLLVTDSELNYRTNACGEPLLDETSQSKLGLKNLDIEEVLVYLQLCKNISLVFLDGWQDVTDHVCALTKALSKRPFKLLTERAELPFCVDGSWASGVRVERDGSGLTEVWSKQIQQLNRVSPAVASAVTASYPSPQLLLQAYQSLASEEERKRLLAGLLVKSGGKERRIGPEISARVYRCFMAQNPQLVLD; this comes from the exons ATGTCTGTGTTGCGTAGAGCTACAACGTGGGAAATATCGGAATCTGAGAGCAGCGATGTTGAAGCTAAACCTGATTTAAACCACAGTGAggcagtgacaaaaacaaaagaggcTCAGAGCTCAGAGGAGAAGTGCAAAACTGTGACAGCAACAAAGAGGGAGTTTGGTCAAACTCTGAGTACTCCACGACCACAAGGATCAGGAACACCGAGTCCTGGAAGAAAACGCCGCACAAAGGAGGAGGTAGAGGCGGACAGACAGAAAGCtaaagagagaaaggaggagagggagaggcagagagCAGCGAGAGCCCAcgagaaggaggagaggaggcagGAGCAGCtcaggaggagagaagaagcCGAGAACCTCAAGAGTCTGCGGCCCGAAAACTGCCTGAAATGTCTCACCGTCCGCATAGATCCAG ctcttctgcaGCAGGATGGATCAGACGTCTTGCTGGACACCTTAGCTACCTTTGAGTGGAGGTTTAGTATTGAGAGTCAGCAGCTCTCTCACAGCATCACCTGGTCCAGAGACTTACCTCAG CAGGGAGAAGATGGCGCCGTCTctgtggaggaggagcaggtggTTCTGGTCCTGAGTGTGGCTGACTTCATGGACATAGTGATCTCTGTGAGAAAA ATGTTAGACAGTGAAGGGGAGGAGACGGAGACGGGATCTTCCCTGAGTCCTCTTCTGGAGTGTCTCAACCGTGATGCCAAGAAGGTGGTCACTCTGTTAGTGACCGACTCCGAGCTCAACTACAG GACAAATGCTTGTGGCGAGCCTCTACTAGATGAGACGTCACAATCCAAATTGGGGCTGAAGAATCTGGACATTGAGGAG GTCCTTGTGTATCTACAGCTCTGCAAAAACATCTCACTGGTCTTCCTGGACGGCTGGCAGGACGTCACTGATCATGTTTGTGCTCTCACCAAGGCTTTGTCAAAACGACCTTTCAA ACTCCTGACAGAGCGAGCAGAGCTGCCTTTCTGCGTGGACGGTTCCTGGGCCAGTGGGGTTCGGGTGGAGAGGGACGGATCAGGGCTGACTGAGGTCTGGAGCAAGCAGATCCAGCAGCTGAACAGAGTGAGCCCTGCTGTGGCCTCCGCTGTGACGGCATCCTACCCGTCtcctcagctgctgctgcag GCTTACCAGAGCTTGGcgtcagaggaggagaggaagaggctgCTGGCTGGTCTCTTAGTGAAAAGTGGAGGCAAAGAGAGACGCATTGGACCGGAGATATCAGCCAGAGTTTACCGCTGCTTCATGGCCCAGAACCCCCAGCTGGTCCTGGACTAA